From Zingiber officinale cultivar Zhangliang chromosome 5B, Zo_v1.1, whole genome shotgun sequence, the proteins below share one genomic window:
- the LOC121985545 gene encoding TLD domain-containing protein 2-like isoform X2, with amino-acid sequence MISLLSSSNSSNHLPEDLQEHHAEEEERISKSVPNENSGRKGILARGKKKLGKVIHKAAKMSGFRHNSVPEVDCNILKDSELKRHELSPVEVTKNDATLFDLPEMSEPSLLLSHNTRAALYFSLPTLVKGRNWLLLYSTWRHGISLSTLYRRSTICPGYSLLVVGDQKGAVFGGLVEAPLQPTSRRKYQGTNISFVFSDVSGTPVIFRPTGSNHYFTLCSSEFLALGGGGHFALYLDGDLLNGSSSSSETFGNSCLAHTEDFEVKEVELWAFVYASKYDEIVDLCRTEKPGICRW; translated from the exons ATGATCTCTCTTTTGTCATCGTCAAACTCAAGTAATCATCTTCCTGAAGACCTACAAGAGCATCATgctgaagaagaagagagaatttCAAAGTCTGTACCTAATGAAAATAGTGGAAGAAAAGGCATACTTGCAAGAGGGAAGAAAAAACTTGGGAAAGTTATTCACAAGGCAGCTAAAATGAGTGGATTTAGACATAACTCAGTGCCTGAAGTTGATTGTAACATTCTAAAAGATTCGGAGTTGAAGAGACATGAATTGAGTCCAGTTGAAGTCACAAAGAATGATGCAACTCTATTTGATCTACCAGAGATGTCTGAACCCTCATTACTTCTCTCACACAATACGCGTGCTGCTCTGTACTTTTCACTGCCAACATTAGTCAAAGGGCGGAACTGGCTCCTGCTTTATAG CACTTGGAGACATGGTATATCTCTATCAACTCTTTACAGAAGAAGTACAATTTGCCCTGGTTACTCACTCCTG GTCGTTGGGGATCAGAAGGGTGCTGTTTTTGGTGGCTTAGTTGAAGCACCATTGCAACCAACCAGTAGGAGAAAGTATCAG GGAACAAACATCAGCTTTGTTTTCTCTGATGTATCTGGAACTCCTGTTATCTTTCGGCCTACAG GTTCAAATCACTACTTCACTTTGTGCTCATCTGAATTCTTAGCATTGGGAGGGGGCGGTCACTTTGCATTGTATTTGGATGGAGATCT GTTGAACGGATCAAGTTCTTCTTCAGAAACTTTTGGAAATTCGTGTCTTGCACACACTGAAGATTTTGAAGTGAAGGAGGTCGAG TTGTGGGCTTTTGTCTATGCTTCCAAATACGATGAGATCGTGGATTTGTGTCGAACAGAGAAGCCTGGAATTTGCAGATGGTGA
- the LOC121985545 gene encoding nuclear receptor coactivator 7-like isoform X1, which yields MGYLPSLGSKAVHLVSGITSAYLNPISDEPADHSEENLEAKSLDDADLQGGSKSPNVPDTTSFTAFMISLLSSSNSSNHLPEDLQEHHAEEEERISKSVPNENSGRKGILARGKKKLGKVIHKAAKMSGFRHNSVPEVDCNILKDSELKRHELSPVEVTKNDATLFDLPEMSEPSLLLSHNTRAALYFSLPTLVKGRNWLLLYSTWRHGISLSTLYRRSTICPGYSLLVVGDQKGAVFGGLVEAPLQPTSRRKYQGTNISFVFSDVSGTPVIFRPTGSNHYFTLCSSEFLALGGGGHFALYLDGDLLNGSSSSSETFGNSCLAHTEDFEVKEVELWAFVYASKYDEIVDLCRTEKPGICRW from the exons ATGGGCTACCTACCGTCACTCGGCAGCAAGGCGGTGCACCTTGTCTCCGGCATCACCTCCGCCTACCTTAATCCCATCTCCGATGAACCTGCTGACCACTCT GAAGAGAATTTGGAGGCAAAGAGCCTGGATGATGCAGACTTACAAGGAGGTTCTAAATCTCCAAATGTTCCAGACACCACCTCTTTCACTGCATTTATGATCTCTCTTTTGTCATCGTCAAACTCAAGTAATCATCTTCCTGAAGACCTACAAGAGCATCATgctgaagaagaagagagaatttCAAAGTCTGTACCTAATGAAAATAGTGGAAGAAAAGGCATACTTGCAAGAGGGAAGAAAAAACTTGGGAAAGTTATTCACAAGGCAGCTAAAATGAGTGGATTTAGACATAACTCAGTGCCTGAAGTTGATTGTAACATTCTAAAAGATTCGGAGTTGAAGAGACATGAATTGAGTCCAGTTGAAGTCACAAAGAATGATGCAACTCTATTTGATCTACCAGAGATGTCTGAACCCTCATTACTTCTCTCACACAATACGCGTGCTGCTCTGTACTTTTCACTGCCAACATTAGTCAAAGGGCGGAACTGGCTCCTGCTTTATAG CACTTGGAGACATGGTATATCTCTATCAACTCTTTACAGAAGAAGTACAATTTGCCCTGGTTACTCACTCCTG GTCGTTGGGGATCAGAAGGGTGCTGTTTTTGGTGGCTTAGTTGAAGCACCATTGCAACCAACCAGTAGGAGAAAGTATCAG GGAACAAACATCAGCTTTGTTTTCTCTGATGTATCTGGAACTCCTGTTATCTTTCGGCCTACAG GTTCAAATCACTACTTCACTTTGTGCTCATCTGAATTCTTAGCATTGGGAGGGGGCGGTCACTTTGCATTGTATTTGGATGGAGATCT GTTGAACGGATCAAGTTCTTCTTCAGAAACTTTTGGAAATTCGTGTCTTGCACACACTGAAGATTTTGAAGTGAAGGAGGTCGAG TTGTGGGCTTTTGTCTATGCTTCCAAATACGATGAGATCGTGGATTTGTGTCGAACAGAGAAGCCTGGAATTTGCAGATGGTGA
- the LOC121985543 gene encoding probable trehalose-phosphate phosphatase 6, whose protein sequence is MTKQNVVPVEAVAAITVARSSPLFPYTPPLALRKKFLPQIELEGGKTGSWWLDSMRASSPTHAKATAAAAGPIVDAVLDDLSDLTMRRPSALSKFDQIVSSSNGKQIVMFLDYDGTLSPIVDDPDSAFMTNAMRKAVREVARDFPTAIVSGRCLDKVIDFVRLAELYYAGSHGMDIKGPEKSRHAKSKAANGVSFQPASEFLPMIGTVYKTLLDRTKSTPGAKVENNKFCVSVHFRCVDEKNWGALFEQVRSVLKEYPKLRLTQGRKVLEIRPTIKWDKGKALEFLLESLGFANCRDVMPIYIGDDRTDEDAFKVLRDSGQGIGILVSKFPKETNATYYLQEPSEVKDFLVRLVEGKRRQTKARSKV, encoded by the exons ATGACGAAGCAGAATGTTGTGCCGGTCGAGGCCGTCGCCGCCATCACTGTGGCGAGATCTTCCCCCTTGTTCCCCTACACGCCACCACTCGCGCTCCGAAAAAAGTTCCTTCCCCAAATTGAGCTCGAAGGCGGGAAGACGGGCTCTTGGTGGCTCGACTCCATGAGGGCCTCTTCTCCCACCCATGCCAAGGCGACTGCCGCCGCCGCCGGACCTATCGTCGACGCTGTCCTCGACGATCTTTCCGATTTGACT ATGCGGCGTCCGTCGGCTTTGAGCAAGTTCGATCAAATCGTGAGCTCTTCCAATGGAAAGCAGATCGTGATGTTCCTGGACTACGACGGAACTCTTTCCCCCATCGTGGACGACCCCGACTCGGCCTTCATGACCAACGCG ATGAGGAAGGCAGTGAGGGAAGTGGCGAGGGACTTCCCCACGGCGATCGTGAGCGGACGATGCCTCGACAAG GTAATTGACTTCGTCCGATTGGCCGAGCTGTACTACGCTGGAAGCCATGGCATGGACATCAAAGGTCCTGAGAAATCCCGCCACGCCAAGTCCAAA GCTGCCAACGGAGTTTCTTTTCAACCAGCCAGTGAGTTCCTGCCCATGATAGGCACG GTGTATAAAACACTACTAGACAGAACCAAGTCCACTCCCGGAGCCAAAGTGGAGAACAACAAGTTTTGCGTGTCAGTCCACTTCAGATGTGTGGATGAGAAG AACTGGGGCGCATTGTTCGAGCAGGTGCGATCTGTGTTGAAGGAGTACCCAAAATTGCGGCTCACGCAGGGAAGAAAG GTGCTGGAGATTCGTCCAACTATCAAATGGGATAAGGGGAAGGCATTGGAGTTCCTGTTAGAGTCACTGG GATTCGCCAACTGCAGGGATGTAATGCCGATCTACATCGGCGATGATCGCACCGACGAAGACGCATTCAAG gtTCTGAGAGACAGCGGACAAGGCATTGGCATCCTTGTCTCAAAGTTTCCAAAGGAGACGAATGCCACTTATTACCTCCAGGAGCCATCTGAG GTTAAGGACTTCTTGGTTCGGCTTGTGGAGGGGAAACGCCGACAGACGAAGGCTCGATCGAAGGTGTAG
- the LOC121985546 gene encoding 50S ribosomal protein L29, chloroplastic-like encodes MMALGISSPTSSSSHQILASFSFLRVSPPVLSSRVSSFSGIGLGAAVRVPTPCYSARGGRLVVRMAKREEEMKEIRTKTTEEINEEVIDLKGELFMLRLQKSARNEFKSSEFRRMHKRIARMLTVKREREIEEGINKRLSRKLDKKWKRSIVVRPPPSLRKKQEEQKAAEAEKSS; translated from the exons ATGATGGCTCTCGGGATCTCATCGCCGACGTCCTCCTCATCTCATCAAATCCTTGCTTCCTTCTCGTTTCTCAGGGTTTCGCCTCCAGTTCTTTCCTCAAGGGTTTCTTCCTTCAGCGGAATCGGACTTGGGGCCGCAGTTCGAGTTCCGACGCCGTGCTACAGTGCCCGCGGAGGAAGGCTGGTGGTGAGGATGGCGAAGAGGGAAGAGGAGATGAAGGAGATACGTACGAAGACGACGGAGGAGATCAACGAGGAGGTAATCGACCTTAAGGGGGAGCTGTTCATGCTCCGGCTCCAGAAATCTGCGCGGAATGAGTTCAAATCTAGTGAGTTCAGACGGATGCACAAAAGG ATTGCTCGAATGCTAACAGTAAAAAGGGAGAGGGAGATTGAGGAGGGAATAAACAAAAGATtgtccaggaaactcgacaagaAATGGAAGAGAAGTATCGTTGTTCGGCCACCTCCATCTCTAAGGAAGAAGCAAGAGGAACAAAAGGCTGCAGAAGCAGAGAAATCATCGTAG